Proteins encoded within one genomic window of Amorphoplanes friuliensis DSM 7358:
- a CDS encoding glutamate mutase L, with protein MTTAVCVDVGSTYTKACLVDLDGGVLLRRAEVPTTAGTDVLTGLDAAVAQLGGTGELYVCSSAGGGLRLAVVGYEALVTAEAGHRVGLSAGAQVVHVAAGALDGRAVAALRASRPDVILLVGGTDGGDGEVLLHNARRLGTSRMRVPVVVAGNADVRDEAAEVLTGRRIPVTVTGNVLPRIGVLDPGPARAAIREVFLRHVIGGKRLSRGGRFGSLVRAATPDAVLAGVELLADVTGAGVLVVDVGGATTDVYSALLPDAESETGPRRDVAGTLWRSRTVEGDLGVGVGAPGVVAAAAAEKLPVPDISGGPPYSAGTDRRLAATAATIALRRHARGYSAGPGQPRTGGRDLRDVRLVVGSGGVLRHGGGEEVLDAVLGDTAGGWAAPAAPRRTVDAQYVLAAAGLIAVDHPAAAAGLVHAL; from the coding sequence GTGACCACTGCTGTCTGTGTGGACGTCGGGTCGACGTACACGAAGGCCTGTCTGGTCGATCTCGACGGCGGGGTGCTGCTGCGCCGCGCGGAGGTCCCGACGACCGCGGGCACGGACGTCCTGACCGGTCTCGACGCCGCCGTGGCGCAGCTGGGCGGGACCGGCGAGCTCTACGTGTGCTCGTCGGCCGGTGGTGGTCTGCGGCTGGCCGTCGTCGGCTACGAGGCGCTGGTCACGGCCGAGGCCGGGCACCGCGTCGGGTTGTCCGCCGGCGCGCAGGTGGTCCACGTGGCCGCGGGTGCGCTCGACGGCCGGGCGGTGGCGGCGCTGCGGGCGTCGCGTCCGGACGTGATCCTGCTCGTCGGTGGCACCGACGGCGGCGACGGTGAGGTGCTGCTGCACAACGCCCGCCGGCTGGGCACCTCGCGGATGCGGGTGCCGGTGGTCGTCGCAGGGAACGCCGACGTGCGGGACGAGGCCGCAGAGGTCCTGACCGGACGGCGCATCCCGGTGACCGTCACCGGAAATGTCCTACCGAGGATCGGTGTCCTGGACCCCGGCCCGGCGCGCGCGGCGATCCGGGAGGTGTTCCTGCGGCACGTCATCGGCGGCAAGCGGCTCTCCCGGGGTGGCCGGTTCGGGTCGCTGGTGCGCGCGGCGACCCCGGACGCGGTTCTGGCCGGGGTGGAGCTGCTCGCGGACGTGACCGGCGCGGGGGTGCTCGTGGTCGACGTCGGCGGGGCGACCACGGACGTGTATTCGGCGCTGCTGCCGGACGCGGAGTCCGAGACCGGCCCGCGGCGTGACGTCGCCGGGACGCTGTGGCGGTCGCGCACCGTGGAGGGTGACCTCGGTGTCGGGGTGGGTGCGCCCGGTGTGGTCGCGGCCGCGGCGGCCGAGAAGCTGCCGGTGCCGGACATCAGCGGCGGGCCGCCATACAGCGCCGGCACCGACCGGCGGCTGGCCGCGACCGCGGCGACTATCGCGCTGCGCCGGCACGCCCGCGGGTATTCGGCCGGGCCCGGTCAGCCACGCACCGGGGGCCGTGACCTGCGGGATGTCCGGCTGGTCGTCGGCTCCGGCGGGGTGCTGCGGCACGGCGGCGGCGAGGAGGTCCTCGACGCGGTCCTGGGTGACACCGCCGGCGGCTGGGCCGCACCGGCGGCACCGCGGCGCACCGTCGACGCGCAGTACGTCCTGGCGGCGGCGGGACTGATCGCTGTCGATCACCCGGCGGCGGCCGCGGGGCTCGTGCACGCTCTGTGA
- a CDS encoding L-erythro-3,5-diaminohexanoate dehydrogenase, with protein MTFPVGLSRVLEPAGVLPQAAWRLDARPELGPDEVRIRVERLNLDAASFRQLATKHGGDGAAARSEVLEIIGTRGKMHNPVTGSGGMLIGVVDEVGPESPLPVKAGDRVATLVSLTLTPLVVSDGLAGWDGLSEQVPAAGHAILFGRSVVAVLPDDLSPELALAVFDVCGAPALTDRIVKAYVGAAAIAHDAEPVTVAVLGGAGKSGSLALTAARLAGARTVGVVVSDAEREALQLAGLADHVAVADARDPVAVSSAVVDALGGAATVTVVCVDVPGCEHGAILATASGGTVIFFSMATSFPAAALGAEGLAADVTMLVGNGYVPGHAAFALDVVRRTPAVRALFEARIAAH; from the coding sequence ATGACGTTTCCGGTGGGGCTGAGCCGGGTGCTGGAGCCGGCGGGTGTGCTGCCGCAGGCGGCGTGGCGCCTGGACGCGCGTCCGGAGCTCGGTCCGGACGAGGTGCGGATCCGGGTGGAGCGGCTGAACCTGGACGCGGCGAGTTTCCGGCAGCTGGCGACCAAGCACGGCGGTGACGGTGCGGCGGCGCGGTCCGAGGTGCTGGAGATCATCGGTACGCGCGGGAAGATGCACAACCCGGTGACCGGCTCCGGCGGCATGCTGATCGGTGTTGTGGACGAGGTCGGGCCGGAGTCGCCGCTGCCGGTGAAGGCCGGTGACCGGGTCGCGACGCTGGTGTCGCTGACGCTGACGCCGCTGGTCGTCTCGGACGGGCTGGCGGGCTGGGACGGGCTGAGCGAGCAGGTGCCGGCGGCGGGCCACGCGATTCTGTTCGGCCGGTCGGTCGTGGCGGTGCTCCCGGACGATCTGTCCCCGGAGCTGGCCCTCGCCGTGTTCGACGTGTGCGGGGCGCCGGCACTGACGGACCGGATCGTCAAGGCGTACGTCGGTGCGGCAGCCATCGCGCATGACGCGGAGCCGGTGACGGTGGCGGTGCTGGGTGGTGCCGGGAAGAGCGGTTCGCTGGCTCTGACGGCAGCGCGGCTCGCCGGTGCCCGTACGGTCGGGGTGGTCGTGTCGGACGCGGAGCGGGAGGCGCTGCAGCTGGCGGGGCTGGCCGATCACGTCGCGGTGGCCGACGCACGGGATCCGGTGGCGGTGTCGTCGGCGGTGGTCGACGCGCTGGGTGGTGCGGCGACGGTGACGGTCGTGTGTGTGGACGTGCCGGGGTGCGAGCACGGGGCGATCCTGGCGACGGCGTCCGGCGGCACGGTGATCTTCTTCTCGATGGCGACGAGTTTCCCGGCGGCGGCGCTGGGTGCCGAGGGCCTGGCGGCGGACGTGACGATGCTGGTCGGCAACGGGTACGTGCCGGGGCACGCGGCGTTCGCGCTCGATGTGGTGCGGCGCACACCGGCGGTCAGGGCTCTGTTCGAGGCCCGGATCGCGGCACACTGA
- the lnt gene encoding apolipoprotein N-acyltransferase has product MTLQPTPPVPAPPPAVPAGPRPLRLWVSVLLALAAGAALLLSFPPYGLWFLGPVAVALLAAATHRRRLRGGFGVGILAGFVFFVPLLDWTNLAAGWLPWILLCTAQAAYLGLLGVAGAWLSPLHDRWRAVWPLTAGLLWVAQEALRDRAPFGGFPWGRLAFSQGDAPGLRLAVVGGAPLVTFAVAAAGGALIALAWRRWTRPRSWAGAIGFAVAAGVIVAGPALMPVAKPAAATTTVAIVQGNVPRLGLDFNAQRAAVLLNHVRATENLAEEVRLGRQPKPELVIWPENSSDIDPLRNPDAAQQIAAAATAIGVPILVGAVLRSDVPGEIRNAGILWQPVTGPDLDQLYVKRHPVPFAEYMPLRPIARVVSDKVDLVKNMVAGDTPGVVRTPAATIGDVICFEVAYDSIVRDTVTGGAQILAVQTNNATFNESEARQQLAMVQLRAVEHGREALMVSTVGVSAFVGTAGQVYSETGFNTRAVVLHDMHVGGPRTLATRLGHWPEFAAVGLAVLLLAGAAPLRRRRNGGSPAA; this is encoded by the coding sequence TTGACGCTTCAGCCAACGCCGCCGGTGCCCGCACCGCCCCCGGCGGTGCCTGCCGGGCCGCGCCCGCTGCGCCTCTGGGTGTCCGTGCTGCTCGCGCTGGCCGCCGGCGCCGCGCTGCTGCTGTCGTTCCCGCCGTACGGTCTGTGGTTCCTCGGCCCGGTCGCGGTGGCGTTGCTGGCCGCGGCGACACACCGCCGGCGTCTGCGGGGCGGGTTCGGCGTCGGGATCCTCGCCGGGTTCGTGTTCTTCGTGCCGCTGCTCGACTGGACCAACCTCGCCGCGGGCTGGCTGCCGTGGATCCTGCTGTGCACCGCCCAGGCCGCGTACCTCGGTCTGCTCGGTGTTGCCGGGGCGTGGCTGTCGCCGTTGCACGACCGCTGGCGGGCGGTGTGGCCGCTGACCGCCGGCCTGCTGTGGGTGGCGCAGGAGGCGCTGCGGGACCGGGCGCCGTTCGGCGGGTTCCCGTGGGGGCGTCTCGCGTTCAGCCAGGGTGACGCGCCGGGCCTGCGCCTGGCCGTCGTCGGTGGTGCGCCGCTGGTGACCTTCGCCGTCGCGGCCGCCGGTGGCGCTCTGATCGCCCTAGCCTGGCGGCGCTGGACGCGCCCGCGCAGCTGGGCCGGTGCGATCGGCTTCGCCGTCGCCGCCGGTGTCATCGTCGCCGGGCCTGCCCTGATGCCGGTCGCAAAACCGGCCGCGGCCACGACAACCGTGGCGATCGTGCAGGGCAACGTGCCGCGCCTGGGCCTGGACTTCAACGCCCAGCGGGCCGCGGTGCTGCTCAACCACGTCCGGGCCACGGAGAACCTGGCCGAGGAGGTGCGCCTGGGCCGGCAGCCGAAACCGGAACTGGTGATCTGGCCGGAGAACTCCAGCGACATCGACCCGCTGCGCAACCCCGACGCCGCCCAGCAGATCGCCGCCGCGGCCACCGCGATCGGTGTGCCGATCCTCGTCGGCGCGGTCCTGCGCAGCGACGTGCCCGGCGAGATCCGCAACGCCGGGATCCTCTGGCAGCCGGTCACCGGCCCCGACCTCGACCAGCTCTACGTCAAGCGGCACCCGGTGCCGTTCGCCGAGTACATGCCGCTGCGCCCGATCGCCCGGGTGGTCAGCGACAAGGTCGACCTGGTGAAGAACATGGTCGCCGGCGACACGCCCGGCGTGGTCCGCACACCGGCGGCCACGATCGGCGACGTCATCTGCTTCGAGGTCGCGTACGACTCGATCGTGCGGGACACCGTCACCGGCGGCGCGCAGATCCTCGCGGTGCAGACGAACAACGCCACCTTCAACGAGTCCGAGGCGCGTCAGCAGCTCGCCATGGTGCAGCTGCGGGCCGTCGAGCACGGCCGCGAGGCACTGATGGTGTCGACGGTCGGAGTGTCCGCATTTGTAGGCACCGCAGGTCAGGTGTACTCGGAGACGGGATTCAACACCAGGGCCGTGGTCCTGCATGACATGCACGTCGGTGGACCGCGTACTCTGGCGACTCGTCTGGGGCATTGGCCGGAGTTCGCCGCGGTCGGCCTGGCCGTGCTCCTGCTGGCCGGGGCCGCGCCGTTACGCCGGCGCCGCAACGGCGGCAGCCCCGCCGCGTAA
- a CDS encoding polyprenol monophosphomannose synthase, translating into MSDANPTVSGSEGYPGIGRVLVVIPTYNEADNIRLITDRVRRAVPSVDILVADDNSPDGTGDIADEISAGDDHVFVLHRAGKEGLGAAYVAGFAWAKNKGYDAVVEMDADGSHAPEELHKLLDALRDADAVLGTRYIPGGSVHNWPIHRLLLSRGGNIYIRMALGMPFKDATGGYRAYRMPVLDAIDVATVASTGYSFQVELAWRTYKHGFRIAEVPITFTEREHGVSKMSGNIFKEQLLRVTVWGATARRDALLARLGRKPRQGSTWP; encoded by the coding sequence GTGAGCGACGCGAACCCGACGGTATCGGGCTCGGAAGGATATCCGGGGATCGGACGCGTCCTCGTGGTCATCCCGACCTACAACGAGGCCGACAACATCCGCCTGATCACGGACCGCGTCCGCCGCGCCGTGCCGTCCGTCGACATCCTGGTCGCCGACGACAACTCGCCCGACGGCACCGGGGACATCGCCGACGAGATCTCCGCCGGTGACGACCACGTCTTCGTGCTGCACCGCGCCGGCAAGGAAGGCCTCGGCGCCGCGTACGTCGCCGGGTTCGCCTGGGCCAAGAACAAGGGCTACGACGCGGTCGTCGAGATGGACGCCGACGGTTCCCACGCCCCCGAGGAGCTGCACAAGCTTCTCGACGCGCTGCGCGACGCCGACGCCGTCCTGGGCACCCGGTACATCCCCGGTGGCAGTGTGCACAACTGGCCGATCCACCGGCTGCTGCTCTCGCGCGGCGGCAACATCTACATCCGCATGGCCCTCGGTATGCCGTTCAAGGACGCGACCGGCGGCTACCGGGCATACAGGATGCCGGTCCTCGACGCGATCGACGTCGCCACCGTCGCCTCGACCGGCTACTCGTTCCAGGTCGAGCTGGCCTGGCGCACCTACAAGCACGGTTTCCGCATCGCCGAGGTGCCGATCACGTTCACCGAGCGCGAACACGGCGTCAGCAAGATGAGCGGCAACATCTTCAAGGAACAGCTGCTCAGGGTGACCGTGTGGGGGGCCACCGCTCGCCGGGACGCCCTCCTGGCCCGGCTCGGCCGCAAGCCGCGCCAGGGTTCGACCTGGCCGTGA
- a CDS encoding lysine 5,6-aminomutase subunit alpha, which produces MVDKLGLDPRVVKRARALAAKAGQPVVDLARSHTTVSVERAVLRLAGVSGADSDGIPWVNRLVDAVRADVGLGQGVAVPVFHALASQGLDDVTVLAQKAAAGAVTFGVPERKAEVTAARRAARRATNVGLKIVDRRRVERERLVKRLGDPEQRPWIYLIVATGDIYEDIPQAQAAARAGADVIAVIRSTGQSLLDYVPEGATREGFAGTYATQENFRLMRAALDETSKELGRYVRLTNYASGLCMPEIAALAGMERLDMMLNDSMYGILFRDINPIRTFVDQRFSRQVHARAGIIINTGEDNYLTTADAVEAAHTVTVSQLLNEFFAHEAGLENWQLGLGHAFEINPELPDSFRLELAHALLARELFPDAPLKWMPPTKHMTGDVFRGNLLDGFFNLAGALTGQGILLVGMMTEAVVTPWLSDRDIALQNVRYVLNGAGKLHEDFVPAPGGFIRSRAHEVLGEAIDLLEKVVDDTMLTAIAEGTFGIMKRPADRGKGLDGVAKHEDGYYNPVTEALEV; this is translated from the coding sequence GTGGTGGACAAACTCGGTCTGGATCCGCGGGTCGTGAAGCGGGCGCGGGCTCTGGCCGCGAAGGCGGGGCAGCCGGTCGTGGATCTGGCGCGCTCGCACACGACGGTGTCGGTGGAGCGGGCGGTGCTCCGGCTGGCCGGGGTGTCGGGTGCGGACTCCGACGGCATTCCGTGGGTGAACCGCCTCGTCGACGCCGTACGCGCTGATGTGGGTCTGGGTCAGGGTGTGGCGGTGCCGGTGTTCCATGCCCTGGCGTCGCAGGGCCTGGACGACGTGACGGTGCTCGCGCAGAAGGCGGCGGCGGGGGCGGTGACGTTCGGCGTACCGGAGCGGAAGGCCGAGGTGACCGCGGCCCGGCGGGCGGCGCGCCGGGCGACGAACGTGGGTCTGAAGATCGTGGATCGGCGGCGGGTGGAGCGGGAGCGCCTGGTCAAGCGGCTGGGTGATCCGGAGCAGCGGCCGTGGATCTATCTGATCGTGGCGACCGGGGACATCTACGAGGACATCCCGCAGGCGCAGGCGGCGGCCCGGGCGGGCGCGGACGTGATCGCGGTGATCCGGTCGACGGGTCAGTCGTTGCTGGACTACGTGCCCGAGGGGGCGACCCGGGAGGGTTTTGCGGGCACGTACGCGACGCAGGAGAATTTCCGGCTGATGCGGGCGGCCCTCGACGAGACGTCGAAGGAGCTGGGCCGGTACGTGCGGCTGACGAACTACGCGTCGGGGTTGTGCATGCCGGAGATCGCGGCGCTGGCCGGTATGGAGCGTCTGGACATGATGCTCAACGACTCGATGTACGGGATCCTGTTCCGCGACATCAACCCTATCCGGACGTTCGTCGACCAGCGGTTCTCGCGGCAGGTCCACGCCCGGGCGGGGATCATCATCAACACCGGTGAGGACAACTACCTGACGACCGCGGACGCGGTCGAGGCGGCGCACACGGTGACGGTGTCGCAGTTGCTCAACGAGTTCTTCGCGCACGAGGCGGGGCTGGAGAACTGGCAGCTGGGTCTGGGGCACGCGTTCGAGATCAATCCGGAGCTGCCGGATTCGTTCCGGCTCGAGCTGGCGCATGCGCTGCTGGCGCGGGAGTTGTTCCCGGATGCGCCGCTGAAGTGGATGCCGCCGACCAAGCACATGACCGGTGACGTGTTCCGGGGCAACCTGCTCGACGGGTTCTTCAACCTGGCGGGTGCGCTGACCGGTCAGGGGATCCTGCTGGTGGGGATGATGACCGAGGCCGTGGTGACGCCGTGGCTGTCCGACCGGGACATCGCCCTGCAGAACGTCCGGTACGTGCTCAACGGGGCCGGGAAGCTGCACGAGGACTTCGTGCCGGCGCCGGGCGGGTTCATCCGGTCGCGGGCGCACGAGGTCCTCGGTGAGGCCATCGACCTTCTGGAGAAGGTCGTCGACGACACGATGCTGACGGCGATCGCCGAGGGCACGTTCGGGATCATGAAGCGGCCGGCGGACCGGGGCAAGGGCCTCGACGGGGTCGCGAAGCACGAGGACGGCTACTACAACCCCGTGACGGAGGCCTTGGAGGTATGA
- a CDS encoding FxsA family protein yields MRRGLALLPLGLLLLAVAEISVFVAVVHAIGAGWALLIIAVSSVAGLALLRREGIRGWRAFRSAAEAGRPPGAQVSNSLVGLLGALLLAVPGFISAVAGLLLVLPPGRILARRGVERATERRVSSAVAGDLFGPRHVRVRQSSPVDDPAPADAGPVTAGPPGEIVQGEVVEGEIVR; encoded by the coding sequence ATGCGCCGAGGCCTGGCCCTGCTACCCCTGGGGCTGCTGCTGCTAGCGGTGGCCGAGATCTCCGTGTTCGTGGCGGTGGTGCACGCGATCGGCGCCGGCTGGGCGCTGCTGATCATCGCCGTGTCCAGCGTCGCCGGTCTGGCGCTGCTGCGCCGGGAAGGCATCCGCGGCTGGCGTGCGTTCCGCAGCGCCGCCGAGGCCGGTCGCCCGCCGGGCGCTCAGGTCAGCAACTCCCTCGTCGGGCTGCTCGGTGCGCTGCTGCTGGCCGTGCCGGGCTTCATCTCCGCGGTGGCCGGTCTGCTGCTGGTCCTGCCGCCCGGCCGGATCCTGGCCCGCCGTGGTGTCGAACGTGCCACCGAGCGCCGGGTGTCGTCGGCGGTCGCCGGTGACCTGTTCGGCCCCCGGCACGTCCGGGTGCGTCAGTCGTCGCCGGTCGACGACCCCGCGCCGGCCGACGCCGGTCCCGTCACGGCCGGCCCGCCCGGGGAGATCGTCCAGGGTGAGGTCGTCGAGGGCGAGATCGTCCGCTGA
- a CDS encoding hotdog domain-containing protein — MITVTHRRYVPYSHAHYAGNLVDGAYSLGLFGDVATEVCIRLDGDEGLFASYSDVQFKAPVQAGDVLEVTATVTRMGTRSRQIAFTSAVVCRGTGGSAASVLDEPIIAVTATGTVVVPAKA, encoded by the coding sequence ATGATCACTGTCACGCATCGCCGGTACGTGCCGTACTCGCACGCGCACTACGCGGGGAATCTGGTCGACGGGGCGTACTCGCTGGGGTTGTTCGGCGACGTCGCCACCGAGGTGTGCATCCGTCTCGACGGCGACGAGGGGCTGTTCGCGTCGTACTCCGACGTGCAGTTCAAGGCGCCGGTCCAGGCCGGTGACGTCCTGGAGGTCACCGCGACGGTCACCCGCATGGGTACGCGGTCCCGGCAGATCGCGTTCACGTCGGCGGTCGTGTGCCGGGGCACGGGCGGGTCGGCGGCGTCCGTTCTCGACGAGCCGATCATCGCGGTGACCGCCACGGGCACGGTTGTCGTGCCCGCGAAGGCGTGA
- a CDS encoding OAM dimerization domain-containing protein, with translation MSIVRPYGDTTGDGMVQLSFTLPIPHDKRAEGAAVQLANKMGMDPALLVHAKPMGEGFTFFVVYGKVSHLVDTDKVQVVERDFPLLSAKEVNAVIKRKLRRRLNVVGACIGTDAHTVGIDAILNLKGIAGEKGLEYYRELSVTNMGAQVSVPELVEEARAQKADAVLVSQVVTQRDAHLQNTRAMSAAFREALPAGKRPLLIVGGPRFDELMAGDLGVDRIFSRGTTPREVASYLVHALVGSPS, from the coding sequence ATGAGCATCGTGCGGCCCTACGGGGACACCACGGGGGACGGGATGGTGCAGCTGTCGTTCACGCTGCCGATCCCGCACGACAAGCGGGCCGAGGGCGCCGCGGTGCAGCTGGCGAACAAGATGGGCATGGACCCGGCGCTGCTGGTGCACGCCAAGCCGATGGGCGAGGGGTTCACCTTCTTCGTCGTCTACGGCAAGGTCAGCCATCTCGTCGACACCGACAAGGTCCAGGTGGTCGAGCGTGACTTCCCGCTGCTGAGCGCCAAGGAGGTCAACGCGGTGATCAAGCGCAAGCTGCGGCGGCGCCTGAACGTCGTCGGGGCCTGCATCGGCACGGACGCGCACACTGTCGGCATCGACGCGATCCTCAACCTCAAGGGCATCGCGGGGGAGAAGGGCCTGGAGTACTACCGGGAGCTGTCGGTGACCAACATGGGCGCGCAGGTGTCGGTGCCGGAGCTGGTCGAGGAGGCCCGGGCGCAGAAGGCCGACGCGGTGCTGGTGTCGCAGGTGGTGACTCAGCGCGACGCGCACCTGCAGAACACCCGGGCGATGTCGGCGGCGTTCCGGGAGGCGTTGCCGGCGGGCAAGCGGCCGCTGCTGATCGTCGGCGGGCCGCGGTTCGACGAGCTGATGGCCGGCGACCTCGGCGTCGACCGGATCTTCTCCCGGGGGACGACACCCCGGGAGGTCGCCTCTTATCTGGTCCACGCGCTGGTCGGGAGCCCGTCATGA
- a CDS encoding amidohydrolase: MISPSVLYSRGRFYSAADPRATAMLVHDGRIVWLGASDDAPSADSVVDLDGALVAPAFVDAHIHATDTGLAADGLDLSGVRSAQELLDAVAAFAATRPADGVVHGHGWDESTWAVQEPPSADVLERAAQGRRVYLSQASVHSALASRSLLAACPGVEGVPGYASTGWLREQAHHAVRAVALGSLTPEQRTAAQRTALRLAASRGVAVVHECGGPGTSSEADFTSLLALSGAGLPRVYGYWGELGGAARAKELGAVGAGGDLYADGALGSRTASVRHAYVDGDGCGDAFVSAEEAGAHLLECVEAGVQGGFHAIGDAAIEAVLDGFAIAAKQIGVDRLREGRHRIEHVELIDKPMIARLVEFGVVASVQPVFDALWGGPDRMYAQRLGVQRAMASNPIGAMYATGVSLAFGSDSPVTVLDPWAAVVAAAAPRNPVFRMSVRAAFGASTRGGWRAVGVDDAGVLSPGKSATFAVWDTPAGVDGGLPVLLPGADGEVPARPVCRRTVLHGETIFEE; encoded by the coding sequence ATGATTAGCCCCTCGGTGCTCTACTCCCGTGGCCGTTTCTATTCCGCCGCCGACCCCCGGGCGACGGCGATGCTGGTGCATGACGGCCGGATCGTGTGGCTGGGGGCGTCGGACGACGCCCCGTCCGCGGATTCGGTCGTGGATCTTGATGGTGCGCTGGTGGCGCCGGCTTTTGTGGACGCGCACATCCATGCGACGGACACGGGTCTGGCGGCGGACGGGCTGGATCTGTCCGGGGTGCGCTCGGCGCAGGAGTTGCTGGACGCGGTGGCTGCTTTTGCGGCGACACGGCCGGCGGACGGTGTGGTGCACGGGCACGGCTGGGACGAGTCGACGTGGGCGGTGCAGGAGCCGCCGTCGGCGGACGTGCTGGAGCGGGCGGCGCAGGGCCGGCGGGTCTATCTGTCGCAGGCGTCGGTGCATTCGGCGCTGGCGTCGCGGTCGCTGCTGGCGGCGTGCCCCGGCGTCGAGGGGGTGCCGGGGTACGCCTCGACCGGCTGGCTGCGGGAGCAGGCGCATCACGCTGTGCGGGCGGTGGCGCTGGGCTCGCTGACGCCGGAGCAGCGGACGGCGGCGCAGCGTACGGCGTTGCGGCTGGCGGCGTCGCGGGGTGTGGCAGTGGTGCACGAGTGCGGTGGTCCGGGGACGTCGAGCGAGGCGGATTTCACGTCGTTGCTGGCGTTGTCGGGTGCGGGTCTGCCGCGGGTGTACGGCTACTGGGGTGAGCTCGGTGGTGCGGCCCGGGCGAAGGAGCTGGGTGCGGTCGGTGCCGGTGGTGACCTCTATGCGGACGGTGCGCTGGGGTCGCGGACGGCGTCGGTGCGGCACGCCTATGTCGACGGTGACGGGTGCGGTGACGCGTTCGTGTCGGCGGAGGAGGCCGGTGCGCATCTGCTGGAGTGTGTCGAGGCGGGTGTGCAGGGTGGTTTCCACGCCATCGGGGACGCGGCGATCGAGGCGGTGCTGGACGGATTCGCGATCGCGGCGAAACAGATCGGTGTGGACCGGTTGCGGGAGGGCCGGCACCGGATCGAGCACGTGGAGCTGATCGACAAGCCGATGATCGCGCGGCTGGTGGAGTTCGGTGTGGTGGCCAGTGTGCAGCCGGTCTTCGACGCGTTGTGGGGTGGCCCGGACCGCATGTACGCGCAGCGTCTGGGTGTGCAGCGGGCGATGGCGTCGAACCCGATCGGTGCGATGTACGCGACGGGGGTGTCGCTGGCGTTCGGGTCGGACTCGCCGGTGACGGTGCTGGACCCGTGGGCGGCGGTGGTCGCTGCAGCGGCGCCGCGGAACCCGGTGTTCCGGATGAGTGTGCGGGCGGCGTTCGGGGCGAGCACCCGGGGTGGCTGGCGTGCGGTGGGTGTGGACGACGCGGGGGTGCTGTCGCCGGGCAAGTCGGCGACGTTCGCGGTGTGGGACACCCCGGCGGGGGTCGACGGTGGTCTGCCGGTGCTGCTGCCGGGGGCCGACGGTGAGGTGCCGGCGCGGCCGGTGTGCCGGCGCACGGTGCTGCACGGCGAGACGATCTTCGAGGAGTAG